A stretch of the Bartonella henselae str. Houston-1 genome encodes the following:
- a CDS encoding MacB family efflux pump subunit, translated as MKAKQADAVLVLENIVRKFPAGETFVTVLKDINLTIKRGEMVAIVGASGSGKSTLMNILGCLDRPTFGRYWISGKETASLSADELSALRRNHFGFIFQRYHLLNELTALGNVEIPAVYAGYAPEVRRKRAEDLLTRLGMRDRIHHRPNQLSGGQQQRVSIARALMNNAEVILADEPTGALDKKSGQEVLRILDELHQEGRTIIMVTHDMQVAERADRIIEISDGEIIADNVSKVAKTKTDSQALYGKQVLKDQKTLGFFRSFAERFREAFVMALLAMNAHRMRTFLTMLGVIIGIGAIIAMVALGNGTREKILENFKSLGSNTLTILPGKSLSDPQAEKITSLVEADAEALSKLPYVSGVTPQMSASSTIRFGSVEADVVIAGVGEQYFQTQGLNAVQGRLFDQKSVHDRAIDLVIEKEALAVLFPHSHESPLGKVVHVGNVPVRIVGVIDPQHNGGTSSTLQVYLPYTTVQTRFLGTTQVRAITVKIADTVDSNLAETMVRRFLIMRHGEEDFFIRNSQLFRDRIMESTHILTLLVSSIAAISLIVGGIGVMNIMLVTVSERINEIGVRMAVGARQSDILQQFLIEAILVCVIGGGLGILFGMSIGGLFLLFKAPIHLIYTIDSIILSLTFSTLIGVCFGFSPARQASRLDPVVALSRD; from the coding sequence ATGAAAGCAAAGCAAGCAGATGCTGTCCTCGTTTTGGAAAATATTGTGCGCAAGTTTCCAGCCGGTGAAACATTTGTCACTGTTTTGAAAGATATCAATCTTACCATTAAACGTGGTGAAATGGTGGCGATTGTGGGAGCTTCCGGTTCAGGAAAATCCACTTTGATGAATATTCTAGGCTGCCTTGATCGACCAACTTTTGGCCGTTATTGGATTTCAGGCAAAGAAACAGCTTCCCTTTCTGCTGATGAATTGTCTGCTTTGCGGCGCAATCATTTTGGATTTATTTTTCAACGCTATCATTTGTTGAATGAATTAACGGCTCTTGGCAATGTTGAAATTCCAGCTGTTTATGCCGGATATGCACCGGAAGTGAGAAGAAAACGTGCAGAGGACCTTTTAACACGCTTAGGTATGAGAGATCGGATCCATCATCGTCCAAATCAGCTTTCAGGTGGTCAGCAACAGCGTGTGTCGATTGCTCGGGCTCTCATGAATAATGCAGAGGTTATTCTTGCTGATGAGCCAACCGGTGCATTAGATAAAAAGAGCGGTCAAGAAGTGTTGCGTATTTTGGATGAGCTTCATCAAGAAGGACGTACCATTATCATGGTAACACACGATATGCAGGTGGCTGAAAGAGCAGACCGTATTATCGAAATCAGTGATGGAGAAATTATTGCTGACAATGTGTCAAAAGTTGCAAAAACAAAAACTGATAGTCAAGCCCTTTATGGAAAACAAGTTCTGAAAGATCAAAAAACACTCGGTTTTTTTCGTTCTTTTGCGGAGCGTTTTCGTGAGGCATTTGTTATGGCATTGTTGGCAATGAATGCACATAGAATGCGGACCTTTTTAACAATGCTTGGGGTGATTATCGGGATTGGTGCTATTATTGCCATGGTAGCTTTGGGAAATGGTACACGAGAAAAAATCTTAGAGAATTTTAAAAGTTTGGGGTCTAATACCTTAACAATTTTGCCGGGAAAAAGCCTCTCTGATCCACAAGCGGAGAAAATAACAAGTCTCGTCGAGGCGGATGCAGAAGCCTTGTCAAAGTTGCCGTATGTTTCTGGTGTAACGCCTCAGATGTCAGCAAGCTCTACCATACGTTTTGGTTCAGTGGAAGCGGATGTTGTGATTGCCGGGGTGGGAGAACAATATTTTCAGACACAAGGACTCAATGCAGTTCAGGGGAGATTGTTTGATCAGAAAAGTGTGCATGATCGAGCTATTGATCTTGTGATCGAAAAAGAAGCACTTGCTGTGCTTTTTCCTCATAGTCATGAGAGCCCGCTTGGGAAAGTGGTTCATGTGGGGAATGTTCCAGTACGTATTGTTGGTGTTATAGATCCGCAACATAATGGAGGTACTTCAAGTACATTGCAGGTTTATTTGCCCTATACAACTGTGCAAACGCGTTTTCTTGGAACAACACAGGTTCGGGCAATTACGGTTAAAATTGCTGATACTGTTGATTCAAATTTAGCGGAAACTATGGTACGGCGTTTTCTCATTATGCGCCATGGTGAGGAGGATTTTTTCATTAGAAATTCTCAGTTATTCCGTGATCGTATCATGGAAAGTACACATATTTTAACGCTTTTAGTGTCTTCTATTGCAGCTATTTCGCTGATCGTTGGTGGTATTGGGGTGATGAATATTATGCTGGTTACTGTTTCAGAGAGGATCAATGAAATTGGGGTGCGTATGGCTGTTGGGGCACGCCAGAGTGATATTTTGCAGCAATTTCTCATTGAAGCAATATTGGTGTGTGTTATTGGGGGTGGTTTGGGAATTCTATTTGGAATGTCTATCGGTGGTTTGTTCTTGCTCTTTAAGGCACCTATCCATCTGATTTATACAATTGATTCGATCATTTTATCTCTTACTTTTTCCACTCTTATCGGGGTATGTTTTGGCTTTTCGCCAGCGCGACAAGCTTCACGGCTTGATCCTGTTGTTGCTCTTTCGCGTGATTAA
- a CDS encoding efflux RND transporter periplasmic adaptor subunit, which translates to MKKNFIKNFIKKRKKLSFLLIAIFLIILFLWLRSVFFGTSSPVYMTVVVKRGDIEESILASGLVRPYRLVAVGARTTGRVVSMRVFPGSIVKEGDLLAEIDPTDQENDLKRKKAALSHYYASLLEQEAYLALAQKNLERQKKMIGVRAISRAELDDAATQVKIREAQVAQLRQQIIQAQIDVDSAEVNLGYTRIIAPSAGTVLATVVEEGQNVNAVQSAPTIVILGDLSKMTVKAQISEADILKVQPGQSLYFTVLGNSQRRYEGVLERVEPAPESIRADVSINPGMVGGSSALVSSAIYYNGIVHVDNADNFLRTYMTAQVHIILGRAQDVLLIPSDALRDETNERKAWVSVLVGKDKVVAKQVTVGLNNKVMAEILSGLEEGEVVITGSPDGVMPDIPDEQSKNES; encoded by the coding sequence ATGAAAAAAAATTTTATTAAAAATTTTATTAAAAAACGTAAAAAACTTTCCTTTTTATTAATTGCTATATTCCTTATCATCTTGTTTTTATGGTTGCGTTCTGTTTTTTTTGGAACATCCTCGCCGGTTTATATGACAGTGGTGGTCAAGCGTGGTGATATTGAGGAAAGTATCTTAGCTTCTGGTCTTGTACGCCCTTATCGATTGGTTGCTGTTGGTGCACGTACAACAGGGCGGGTAGTTTCAATGCGCGTTTTTCCGGGCAGTATTGTGAAAGAAGGCGACCTCTTGGCAGAAATTGATCCTACAGATCAAGAAAATGATCTGAAAAGAAAAAAAGCTGCATTATCTCACTATTATGCGAGCTTGCTAGAACAAGAAGCCTATCTCGCCCTTGCACAAAAAAATTTAGAGCGTCAGAAAAAAATGATTGGAGTACGCGCTATTTCACGGGCGGAGTTGGATGACGCTGCAACACAAGTAAAAATACGCGAAGCACAAGTTGCTCAGCTTCGTCAGCAGATTATACAGGCACAAATTGATGTGGACAGTGCAGAGGTCAATTTAGGCTATACGCGGATTATTGCTCCTTCAGCGGGAACAGTTTTAGCAACGGTTGTGGAAGAAGGGCAGAATGTTAACGCTGTTCAATCGGCACCTACAATTGTTATTTTAGGTGATTTGTCAAAAATGACAGTCAAAGCGCAAATTTCAGAAGCCGATATTCTTAAAGTTCAGCCTGGACAGTCTCTTTATTTTACGGTTTTAGGCAATTCACAACGGCGTTATGAAGGCGTTTTAGAAAGAGTAGAGCCGGCGCCTGAATCAATTCGCGCTGATGTGAGTATTAATCCTGGTATGGTAGGAGGTTCTAGCGCTCTCGTCTCATCAGCTATCTATTATAATGGTATTGTGCATGTTGATAATGCAGATAATTTTTTACGCACCTATATGACCGCGCAAGTTCATATCATTTTGGGTCGTGCTCAGGATGTTCTGTTGATTCCAAGTGATGCTTTGCGTGATGAGACGAACGAGCGTAAAGCATGGGTTTCTGTTTTGGTAGGGAAAGATAAAGTGGTTGCAAAACAAGTGACTGTTGGGCTTAATAACAAAGTTATGGCTGAAATTCTTTCAGGGCTTGAGGAGGGTGAAGTGGTGATCACAGGTTCACCTGATGGAGTGATGCCAGATATTCCTGATGAACAGAGCAAAAATGAAAGCTAA
- a CDS encoding efflux transporter outer membrane subunit, producing MHIRDLKRSTSNRLLYSVLFCFFIFSGCMVGPNYQKTSFRVPAVWGEQSEKTSGRMVTLAGWWRHLNDPVLNALMNDAISGNNNVAVAKARVREARAGLGQTVGSLLPSVSSSISGTRNGSEQSDASLSQYRSGFDASWELDFFGGHKRAVEAAHYGLEAAVEDMRATMVTLLGDVATNYVQVRGWQQKLLIVRQIAASQRKTYELMRAKLTAGDASELDISNAQAQVANTEADIAQMEANLAMSIHRLSVLTGHVPTALRDLLQKNAKQAKIPQPHWPIPAGIPADILLTRPDLRRAERQYAQATARIGQREAERYPSLTLTGSISTAATAIDQLWKNSTIGWSFGPGLRFPFFNGGQIVASVAVARAQRDQAFITYRAAVLGALEDVENALVRLTKEHQRLEKLIIANKAFQRSLQLSRSLFENGNTSFLELLNADRSYYSAQMALKDSRISLVTQYIALMKALGGGWDGVVDVSRPEVVDGVRRSRAKVGQ from the coding sequence ATGCATATCAGAGATCTTAAAAGGAGTACTTCTAACAGACTGCTTTATAGTGTTTTGTTTTGTTTTTTTATATTCTCAGGATGTATGGTTGGTCCTAATTATCAGAAGACATCTTTTCGTGTTCCAGCAGTTTGGGGAGAACAGTCTGAAAAGACATCTGGGCGTATGGTTACACTTGCAGGATGGTGGCGGCATTTGAATGATCCTGTTTTGAATGCGCTCATGAATGATGCAATTTCTGGAAATAATAATGTTGCTGTTGCTAAAGCACGTGTGCGTGAGGCACGCGCTGGTTTAGGCCAAACTGTTGGATCTCTTTTGCCAAGTGTGTCAAGTTCAATTTCAGGAACCCGTAATGGTTCTGAGCAATCTGATGCGTCTTTAAGCCAATATCGTAGTGGTTTTGATGCAAGTTGGGAACTTGATTTTTTTGGTGGGCATAAGCGAGCAGTTGAAGCTGCACATTATGGTCTTGAAGCCGCTGTGGAAGATATGCGTGCTACCATGGTGACGCTGCTTGGAGATGTGGCAACAAATTATGTGCAAGTGCGCGGTTGGCAACAAAAATTGTTGATTGTGCGGCAAATCGCTGCATCACAGCGTAAAACATATGAATTGATGCGTGCTAAATTAACGGCGGGTGATGCTTCGGAACTTGATATTTCAAATGCACAAGCACAAGTGGCTAATACAGAAGCAGATATAGCACAGATGGAAGCAAATTTAGCAATGAGCATTCATCGTCTTTCTGTTTTAACCGGTCATGTGCCTACGGCTTTGAGAGATCTTTTACAAAAAAATGCAAAACAAGCAAAGATTCCGCAACCGCACTGGCCGATACCAGCAGGAATTCCTGCTGATATTTTGTTAACACGCCCAGATTTACGACGGGCAGAACGCCAATACGCGCAAGCGACAGCTCGGATTGGTCAGCGTGAGGCAGAGCGTTATCCATCACTTACTTTAACCGGTAGTATTTCGACAGCAGCAACGGCAATTGATCAATTATGGAAAAATTCAACGATTGGGTGGTCTTTTGGGCCTGGTCTTCGTTTTCCTTTTTTTAATGGAGGGCAGATTGTTGCGTCTGTTGCGGTGGCGCGCGCGCAGCGCGATCAGGCTTTTATTACCTATCGGGCTGCTGTATTGGGAGCTTTAGAAGATGTGGAAAATGCGCTTGTAAGATTGACTAAAGAACATCAGCGCTTAGAAAAGCTTATCATTGCTAATAAAGCTTTTCAGCGTTCTTTGCAACTTTCACGGAGCCTTTTTGAAAATGGAAATACCAGTTTTCTTGAATTGTTAAATGCTGATCGCTCTTATTATTCTGCGCAAATGGCGCTTAAAGATAGCCGTATCTCTTTGGTGACCCAATATATTGCGTTGATGAAAGCATTAGGTGGTGGTTGGGATGGTGTTGTTGATGTGTCACGTCCGGAAGTTGTTGATGGTGTACGCCGTTCGCGTGCAAAGGTAGGGCAATGA
- a CDS encoding exodeoxyribonuclease III, whose translation MFFRLATWNINSIRLRLAQIFQYLELFSADILCLQETKCPDALFPVKAFEAAGYKYIALSGQKSYNGVAIVSRLPFKSVEKRFFCQKQECRYISVTVEVYGKSMRIHNFYVPAGGDVPDADVNEKFRHKLDFLEEMSSIQADQGDGVSSFLVGDLNIAPLPEDVWSHKQLLKVVSHTPIETERLQALCCQGGWVDLMRMQFPVPTKLYTWWSYRARDWALADRGRRLDHIWSSPDLTSFVAELSIFRHTRGWNQPSDHVPVQTVFDFSG comes from the coding sequence ATGTTCTTTCGTCTTGCTACTTGGAATATTAACTCTATCCGTTTGCGTCTTGCACAGATTTTTCAGTATTTGGAACTCTTTTCTGCAGATATTTTATGTTTACAGGAAACGAAATGTCCAGATGCTTTATTTCCAGTTAAGGCTTTTGAAGCGGCCGGATATAAATATATCGCACTCAGTGGACAAAAATCTTACAACGGTGTGGCAATTGTATCACGTTTGCCATTTAAGAGTGTTGAAAAGCGTTTCTTTTGTCAAAAACAAGAATGTCGTTACATTTCGGTGACTGTTGAAGTTTACGGCAAGAGCATGCGGATTCATAATTTTTATGTGCCAGCTGGAGGAGATGTGCCTGACGCTGATGTTAATGAAAAATTTCGCCATAAACTTGATTTTTTAGAAGAAATGTCTTCCATCCAAGCTGATCAGGGAGATGGTGTTTCTTCTTTTTTGGTAGGCGATTTGAATATTGCTCCTTTGCCAGAGGATGTTTGGTCTCACAAGCAATTGTTGAAGGTGGTAAGTCATACGCCAATTGAAACCGAGCGGTTACAAGCTTTATGCTGCCAAGGTGGGTGGGTTGATCTGATGCGGATGCAGTTTCCTGTTCCTACAAAACTTTATACGTGGTGGAGTTACCGTGCACGGGACTGGGCACTTGCTGATCGTGGGAGGCGGCTTGATCATATTTGGTCTTCTCCTGATTTAACGTCTTTTGTTGCAGAGCTTTCAATTTTTCGTCATACACGGGGATGGAATCAGCCTTCAGATCACGTTCCTGTGCAAACTGTATTTGATTTTTCAGGTTAA
- a CDS encoding LolA family protein — protein MKTFFLLRRRIFAFVGILIFSCLTFPAFSQSSNKVARAQKIANHFAAIKTMTGDFIQFSPKGKMSQGTFYLERPGKIRFIYKKIPLQIIADGQFIGINNRALNTWNFSKLFQTPMKFLLDDKINISSGRLLAFREDPGAVTIVLRDKSVGAGQIRMVFDSKTYSLRQWTIVDQQNLETTVQIMNVRTGVRFADGMFTLPSKK, from the coding sequence ATGAAAACTTTTTTTTTACTACGGAGGAGAATATTTGCGTTTGTGGGAATTCTTATCTTTAGTTGCTTAACTTTTCCGGCTTTTTCACAATCATCCAATAAAGTGGCGCGGGCGCAGAAAATTGCCAATCACTTTGCAGCGATTAAAACAATGACAGGTGATTTTATTCAATTTAGTCCAAAAGGAAAAATGTCTCAGGGAACATTTTATTTAGAGCGTCCAGGGAAAATTCGTTTTATTTATAAAAAAATACCCTTACAGATCATTGCAGATGGTCAATTCATAGGAATTAACAATCGCGCTTTGAATACTTGGAATTTCTCAAAACTCTTCCAAACACCTATGAAATTTCTGTTGGACGATAAAATTAATATCTCATCAGGACGTTTATTAGCATTTCGTGAAGATCCTGGGGCGGTGACGATTGTTCTGCGGGATAAAAGTGTTGGCGCAGGGCAAATACGAATGGTTTTTGATTCTAAAACCTATTCTTTACGGCAATGGACAATTGTTGATCAGCAGAACTTAGAAACCACTGTGCAAATTATGAATGTGCGTACAGGTGTGCGGTTTGCGGATGGGATGTTTACACTTCCCTCTAAGAAATAA
- a CDS encoding FtsK/SpoIIIE family DNA translocase → MQQSSSPYDSLEVQSSQGSRLVEMFLRQIGVFIGLGLLGFIVFCVFALATWNVADPSLTHATTNEIINSMGWTGAIFSDFFMQFFGLASLGVLLPPLFWSFLLLAQKNIHNLVFRLFLWVVSTICFLISFALMTPLAPFTNWPLPMGLGGVLGDKVLSVASLIFSVFLSPFQSVLLGIALIFLSFLMAAFAGNVIWRRRKNKRKLKNVQKNEILEPIFDVPEDTEYVQEEGKHGFFITTFGALLHLFYFLQARFFRFFSFKRQSKRQEKSFDRIEPIFFDEKTKCENSQNKVFTSSVKNRVFKPLTTSSNGNFLLPLLDYLSVSPPTARDAKLSPAFLKANSQELEGILLDFGVKGQIIDARPGPVVTLYEFEPAAGIKSSRIIGLADDIARSMRAISARVAVVPGRNVIGIELPNVKREMVYLREILQAQEFVESKAKLGLALGKTIGGETVIADLAKMPHLLVAGTTGSGKSVAINTMILSLLYRMTPEQCRLIMVDPKMLELSVYDGIPHLLTPVVTDPKKAVIALKWAVREMEERYSKMSKLGVRNIDGFNARLKEAESQGENLTRIIQVGFDHETGEPLYETEKLDFSPMPYIVVIIDEMADLMMVAGKDIEGAVQRLAQMARAAGIHVIMATQRPSVDVITGTIKANFPTRISFSVSSKIDSRTILGEQGAEQLLGQGDMLFMMGGGRIQRVHGPFVADDEVEQVVAHLKGQARPDYLETITQEIVENGDDVSLTSPSADDPYSQAVAVVLRDRKASTSYIQRRLGIGYNRAASLIERMEEEGIISAANHAGKREILVPAEEERF, encoded by the coding sequence ATGCAGCAAAGTTCTTCTCCTTATGATTCATTAGAAGTGCAGAGTTCTCAAGGTTCGCGGCTCGTAGAAATGTTTTTGCGCCAGATTGGTGTTTTCATTGGGCTTGGGCTTTTGGGTTTCATTGTTTTTTGCGTTTTCGCTTTGGCAACTTGGAATGTTGCAGATCCTTCATTAACGCATGCAACTACAAATGAAATTATAAACTCTATGGGGTGGACAGGTGCAATTTTCTCAGATTTTTTTATGCAGTTTTTTGGTCTGGCAAGTCTTGGTGTTTTGTTGCCGCCATTATTTTGGTCGTTTCTTTTACTGGCGCAAAAGAATATCCACAATTTAGTTTTTCGCCTTTTTTTGTGGGTGGTTTCAACCATTTGTTTTTTAATTTCTTTTGCTCTTATGACGCCTCTTGCACCTTTTACCAATTGGCCATTGCCGATGGGGCTGGGAGGGGTTTTGGGTGATAAAGTTTTAAGTGTTGCCTCTTTAATCTTTTCTGTTTTTCTTTCTCCATTTCAGAGTGTGCTGTTGGGTATTGCATTGATCTTTTTAAGTTTTTTAATGGCTGCTTTTGCGGGCAATGTGATATGGCGGCGCCGGAAAAATAAAAGAAAATTAAAAAACGTTCAGAAGAATGAAATTTTAGAGCCTATCTTTGATGTGCCAGAAGATACAGAATATGTTCAAGAGGAAGGAAAGCACGGTTTTTTTATTACAACTTTTGGAGCTCTTTTACATCTTTTTTATTTTCTACAAGCGCGTTTTTTTCGTTTTTTCTCCTTCAAAAGGCAGTCTAAAAGACAGGAAAAGTCCTTTGATCGCATTGAACCAATTTTCTTTGATGAAAAAACAAAATGTGAGAACTCTCAAAATAAGGTCTTCACTTCTTCGGTTAAAAATCGTGTTTTCAAGCCTTTAACAACTTCTTCAAACGGTAATTTTCTTCTTCCACTTTTGGATTATCTTTCAGTTTCTCCACCGACAGCAAGGGATGCAAAACTTTCTCCTGCTTTCTTAAAAGCCAACTCTCAGGAACTTGAGGGCATTTTGTTAGATTTTGGGGTTAAGGGGCAAATTATTGATGCGCGTCCTGGTCCGGTGGTCACTTTGTATGAATTTGAACCGGCTGCCGGCATTAAGTCTTCTCGTATCATTGGGCTGGCAGATGATATTGCACGCTCAATGCGTGCAATATCAGCGCGTGTTGCTGTGGTGCCAGGACGCAATGTGATTGGAATAGAATTGCCCAATGTAAAGCGTGAGATGGTTTATTTACGCGAAATTTTACAAGCGCAGGAATTTGTTGAAAGCAAAGCGAAATTAGGACTTGCTTTAGGTAAGACAATCGGTGGTGAAACGGTTATTGCTGATTTAGCGAAAATGCCGCACCTGTTGGTGGCAGGAACAACAGGATCGGGAAAGTCTGTTGCTATTAATACCATGATCTTATCACTTCTTTACCGTATGACGCCTGAACAATGCCGTCTCATTATGGTGGATCCGAAGATGCTTGAACTTTCGGTTTATGATGGCATTCCTCATTTGTTAACACCCGTAGTAACAGATCCAAAAAAAGCGGTGATTGCACTGAAATGGGCTGTTCGTGAAATGGAAGAGCGCTACAGTAAAATGTCAAAACTTGGTGTGCGCAATATTGATGGGTTTAATGCGCGTCTTAAGGAGGCAGAAAGTCAGGGAGAGAACTTAACGCGTATCATTCAAGTTGGTTTTGATCATGAGACCGGTGAGCCTCTTTATGAGACGGAAAAACTCGATTTTAGTCCTATGCCTTATATTGTTGTCATTATTGATGAAATGGCCGATTTAATGATGGTTGCCGGCAAAGACATTGAAGGAGCAGTGCAACGTTTAGCACAAATGGCACGTGCTGCTGGTATCCACGTGATTATGGCTACCCAGCGCCCTTCGGTGGATGTGATTACGGGGACGATTAAAGCAAATTTCCCTACGCGCATTTCTTTTTCTGTAAGTTCAAAAATCGATAGCCGAACAATTCTTGGTGAACAGGGAGCCGAGCAATTATTGGGACAGGGAGACATGCTCTTCATGATGGGAGGAGGACGTATCCAGCGTGTTCATGGGCCGTTTGTGGCTGATGATGAAGTGGAGCAGGTTGTGGCGCATCTTAAAGGGCAAGCGCGCCCTGATTATTTGGAGACCATTACGCAAGAAATCGTAGAGAATGGGGACGATGTTTCTTTGACCTCTCCTTCAGCAGATGATCCTTATAGTCAAGCTGTTGCTGTTGTGCTTCGTGATCGTAAAGCTTCAACATCTTATATTCAACGCCGTTTAGGTATTGGCTATAACCGTGCTGCTTCATTGATTGAGCGGATGGAAGAAGAGGGCATTATTAGTGCGGCAAATCATGCGGGGAAACGAGAAATTTTAGTACCTGCCGAAGAAGAACGCTTTTAA
- a CDS encoding ubiquinone biosynthesis hydroxylase — protein sequence MYSDLNEGVKPYRMTKSHKNIKQCDLLIAGGAAVGLTLAIALKQAAPELKINIVDAAPQEVIPVSNIRALALAAASIRMLKQLQCWEHIAPHAQPIHSMIITDAYTNDPVKPTLLTFEGDITPNEPFAAMVEHKELLNALKKRAKDLDIPFITNMRIVDFHQEDQHTTVTLSNKEIWQTKLLIAADGAHSKLREKAGLKKFSHSYTQTAIICTVEHEKPHHGQAIQHFLPAGPFALLPLKGNRSAIVWNEDHKTAQYYLKADALIFETEIEKRIGHRYGKLSWNGERQGFPLNLSLTRQCIKPRFALIGDAAHTIHPLAGQGLNLGLRDSAALAEVIIETARLGLDIGSLTALERYQSWRRFEIVRMALSNDWLNKLFSNDNLLLRTLRDVGLGIVNQTPKVKKYFIQEAAGLTPHAPRLLHGLPL from the coding sequence ATGTACTCTGATCTCAATGAAGGTGTAAAACCCTACAGAATGACAAAATCTCATAAAAATATAAAACAATGTGATCTCCTCATTGCAGGGGGTGCAGCTGTTGGTTTAACATTGGCAATAGCACTCAAACAAGCTGCCCCTGAACTGAAAATTAACATCGTTGACGCTGCGCCTCAAGAAGTTATCCCCGTTTCCAATATACGCGCACTTGCCCTTGCTGCAGCTTCTATTCGTATGTTAAAACAATTACAATGTTGGGAACATATAGCCCCCCATGCCCAACCCATTCATTCCATGATCATAACAGATGCATACACAAATGATCCTGTCAAACCAACTCTCTTAACCTTTGAAGGAGATATTACTCCCAACGAGCCCTTTGCTGCTATGGTGGAACATAAAGAGCTCCTCAATGCTTTAAAAAAGCGTGCAAAAGATCTGGATATCCCCTTCATCACTAACATGCGTATTGTTGATTTCCACCAAGAAGATCAACACACCACTGTCACTTTAAGCAATAAAGAAATTTGGCAAACGAAGTTGCTAATTGCGGCCGATGGAGCACATTCGAAATTACGCGAAAAAGCAGGTCTTAAAAAGTTTTCTCATTCTTATACACAAACAGCAATCATCTGCACAGTCGAACATGAAAAACCCCATCATGGTCAAGCAATCCAACATTTTTTACCTGCTGGACCCTTCGCTCTTCTCCCTCTCAAAGGCAACCGATCAGCTATTGTATGGAATGAAGACCATAAAACTGCGCAATATTACCTTAAAGCCGATGCTCTTATTTTTGAAACAGAAATCGAAAAACGCATTGGTCACCGATATGGAAAACTCTCTTGGAATGGTGAACGCCAAGGCTTTCCCTTGAACCTTTCTTTAACACGCCAATGTATTAAACCGCGCTTTGCTTTGATTGGTGATGCAGCGCACACAATCCACCCCCTTGCCGGACAAGGTCTCAATTTAGGCTTACGCGATAGTGCTGCACTTGCCGAAGTTATCATTGAAACAGCACGATTGGGTCTTGATATTGGCTCCCTTACTGCTTTAGAGCGCTATCAAAGCTGGAGACGTTTTGAAATTGTCCGCATGGCCTTGAGCAATGACTGGCTTAATAAACTCTTTTCTAATGATAATCTTCTCTTACGAACGCTCCGGGATGTCGGCCTTGGAATTGTCAATCAAACACCAAAGGTAAAAAAATATTTTATTCAGGAAGCTGCCGGCCTCACCCCTCATGCTCCACGTCTGCTACACGGTCTCCCCCTCTAA
- a CDS encoding H-NS histone family protein yields MNNLKNMNLDELQEMRIQIDAELKKRQAKEKQNARRKILEIANAHGIDIADLVRKERHYRNPNNQWELWNGRGRKPKWIKEWLENGYALEELEVT; encoded by the coding sequence GTGAATAATCTTAAAAACATGAACCTTGATGAGTTACAAGAAATGCGCATCCAAATTGATGCAGAATTGAAAAAACGGCAGGCAAAAGAGAAGCAGAATGCACGGCGAAAAATTCTTGAAATTGCCAATGCACATGGAATTGATATCGCTGATCTTGTGCGCAAAGAGCGTCATTATAGAAATCCCAATAACCAATGGGAATTATGGAATGGGCGTGGGCGTAAACCTAAGTGGATTAAAGAATGGTTGGAGAATGGTTATGCGCTTGAAGAATTAGAAGTAACATAA
- a CDS encoding lytic transglycosylase domain-containing protein — protein MTIPGFMMFAAACAPAIHPTTFSAVDIQESSDYISVRSTNDDPKVSRQSSMFEETVATVEQFKQCGRNFDISLRQINVRNLEYFGVSLSDLFNLCENLKAIQAVVADCSEREKLEYGSEKTTLQSVLSFYNTKSFKGTFSTAYVQKVASHIGVQVSAPLSQKSQESIELSTEQPEQIIETETFPLSSEDLEDAFTHNASSVGDVFTTEDSSLTAETSSSFER, from the coding sequence ATGACTATTCCAGGCTTTATGATGTTCGCTGCCGCATGTGCGCCCGCTATTCATCCTACGACATTTTCAGCTGTCGACATACAAGAATCATCGGATTATATCTCTGTAAGAAGCACAAATGATGACCCTAAAGTTTCACGTCAATCTTCCATGTTTGAGGAAACAGTCGCAACAGTTGAACAATTTAAGCAGTGTGGGCGTAATTTCGACATTAGTTTGAGACAAATTAACGTCAGAAATTTGGAATATTTTGGCGTGTCTCTCTCTGATTTATTTAACCTCTGCGAAAATCTCAAAGCTATACAAGCTGTTGTAGCAGACTGTTCTGAACGTGAAAAATTAGAGTACGGCTCTGAAAAAACTACGTTGCAATCTGTGCTAAGCTTTTACAACACGAAAAGCTTCAAGGGTACTTTTAGCACCGCTTATGTGCAAAAAGTTGCCTCACATATTGGAGTGCAAGTTTCTGCGCCTCTCAGTCAAAAGTCACAAGAATCTATAGAGCTTAGCACAGAACAGCCAGAACAAATAATAGAGACAGAAACTTTTCCTCTTTCCTCAGAAGACTTGGAAGATGCTTTTACCCATAATGCAAGCAGCGTTGGTGATGTTTTTACAACAGAAGATTCCTCTTTGACAGCAGAAACTTCTTCTTCATTCGAAAGATAG